The Branchiostoma lanceolatum isolate klBraLanc5 chromosome 5, klBraLanc5.hap2, whole genome shotgun sequence region TCTTAACGTTATAAAACCAcctcccaacgtctgcttggaatGGCCTAATAGTACtcaatctacaagcagatgttaggagtgAAGATCTTAACGTTTTAAAACCGCCttccaacgtctgcttggagtggCCTAATACTAGCTCtcaatctacaagcagatgttaggagttAAGATCTTAACGTTTTGAAACCTCCTTCCAACGTCTACTTGGAGTTTAGGACTTGGACGTGGGGAGGCTAGTGCGCATGTGATTGGCCCTTCCAGTATAAATGAAAGTAATTGGTCGTTTGATtggtcgattgattgattgattgattgactggttGGCGTATAAATTTCACGGTGGCTTTCATGAGAACCAGAACAGCTGCGAGATGTGTTATCTTTTTCAGACAGatcaaacaagagtcttaggacccaaaatctccatgaaacttttttttgtattaaaccagttccccccattctatatcgctcaatggtatgacccccggccacctgcagctgtcgggggctcaggttccacagtgacctactttcgctatcaacactaacagctgttagaagtgccacaatggccaacactgcaaatatagattttcccattacttaggcaaattaagtccaatttgcataatttgcacttcattgtatacatccctctctaagctacctgcccagtaaataacatgaaaatctgtcgctcctttcttcagttattctcctttgaagattttgacaaatacgccattacagttccagtgacacataccagagggcccaaaatcgaccttgacctttctcctccccacacctacccacataccaaatatcatttcaatccatccacacgttcttcagttatgctgattttaagcgtccggtgacacatacatacaaacacggtgacacaaacatacacacacgcgcacacacacacaaacacaataacttcgcatgatttgcacttcagtgtgtacatctccgtccaacctaccagcgtaccaaataacatgaaaatctgttgttcctctcttcagttaaacccctttggaacatttttacaaataggccactgcagttccagggacacaaaccagggggcccaaaatcgaccttgaccattctcctcccagcgcatacccacataccaaatatcattacaatccatctacacgttctacagttatgctgactttaagcatccgacgacacacatgcaaacgatttacctcctaacttatgcaaattcggtctcatttgcatagtttgcacttaagtgtgtacaacttggtctagcctacctgtgtaccaaagaacatgacgatctgtcgatccactcttcagttcttctacatttaagattttaacaaatacgccattgcagttccagtcacacatgccaggaagcccaaaatcgaccttgaccttcctccacctaacacccacccacataccaaaaatcattacaatccatgtacaggttctacagttatggcgactttaagcgtccggtgacacaaacatacacacagacaccaaacgcaagcaaaacagtatctcatgaaaaagccttttttcatggagataacaactacCTGGTGTATCCCGGAAAACAGACATGAAATAAGTACAAAATGCATTAGAAACAGTGGCATATATTGCATATGGATTCTGCCCGACTGTCTATAGCCGTAGAATTTCTATGTGCGTTCAGTTTTTATGAGATATTCTATGTAGAGAACTGGTTACTTTTTCACATACACGAAATCCATCGAAGAGTTctaagatctcatacctccgtgaaatattcaGCTTGAAATATACCTGGCAACTGCTAGGTTTAaccatccaatatggcggacaatCATatcttacgtcatagtcacgtgagtgcaaaaaaattgtaatcCGGTAGGAACTTCAACCTAGTTcttcaatactagtacatatattACACATTCACATCAACTCTATTGCTATAGGTCTTTAATGTTTGAGATCTCCAGCAAATCCATTATTCCATTGGTTAACCAGATCAGACGACTATTGTATCTATTGACGTCATAGACcgtgcgaaagatgtcggttagcttgagtgcctccttccccaattccgACGTCATAGACCGTGATCACTTGCAGTCACCGCGGCATGGCCTCCAGTGTGTACCGACGTTGTTGGTCCGTATCATGGCAACGCATTTAGCTGAGAAACTGTACAGCGTCGATATGTATATGACAGCTACGTCAATAAAATTACACATGCGTACGTAGTCGTGTGTGCGTCTTACGTACAGTGCTTGGAGTCCTCAACTTAATGAGGTTAAGGACGTAATaacgaagaagaaaaagaagtcatGTACCATATGTTGTGATGTTATGCAGTTTCAACGGGAGACTCACGTCTGAAGTAGCAAAACTTACGCAGCAAGACGTTGATTTGCGtcacttgtttgaaaaaaattaaatcataGAAACGACTGACGTAAACGAAACATGAAGAGTTGATAAAGGCCTTGATATGATATGGTTAGGCGTCGGCTTGTCTTTGAACGTTatgaaagaaaacctgacaaaatagaaagcccgaccgAAACGAATAGCAAGACGTCTAAAACAAGCAGGagcccatcctctgcttggagaatacgtcTAGAGCCCCTGCTACACATAgaccgaccatggcctcccagcCTTCTTCAGACCAGGGTTGGCAGTGTAAGTCGTGAGCAAGGACTTGGGTCACCCGTGGTTGGGAGTCTAGAccaaagattttgacaaattaaGGTTTGGAAAGTTTTATTCTGATTGGATTcgatcagaggagtgaactggCGCTCGAATAGGATGGGTTCGAGGCTACTagtaccaattttttttttcatcggCAAGGAAGATGGTTACGTTTAGGAAATAATTCCCTGAGAAACCGTCGTGGCAACACGTGGTCGTGAGGTACAACGTACGGGTCTTCGACCAGTGGCCGCAGCTGCGCATATTACGAAGGGCTCAAATGCACCTGTCAGATCTTAAAGGAGCCCATTACAATTTCAGAAAGCGTAGGTAGCGTGAAACGTAGTGAAGTAATTCGTATGACCTACGGGTTTTACGTTTATcatatttgatttcatttgatttgattttaatagaatcgcaacagtgcaatacacatgAGACACAGGCAgatattgctggtgtcgtgacccacacgcATATACccttttttacacttgggtgatGTGAGGAAAGTCTAGTGCCTTTTTGCCAAGGACACAAGATCGatggtgtcaggggattcgaaccctggaccgctgggttctgggccgaaaaccctgccgttacgccacccGACCCACAAATCATATCATACCAGTGATTCTTAAACATCACTCACGCAAAATGGGCGCACACGTCAATGTAATGTGAGTAATGTCAAACAAAGGGCATTATGAAtacatatcatacataattGATGTTTGAAATACTTTTACCACGGTTGGTTGGTAAATGTCTTTTTCGACTTCCTGTGCAGTGGTTGGTCAAATCGCCAGTGTGTGACGTGACGTCATAAGCTTAACCTTGCCGTCGGCAATTGCGTCATTCGGTCAACGTCACAACTGGTTTTTGATTGGAGCTCCGATTCTCGCGGCGTTTTCTCATGAATTTTTGACAGATGTCTTGTTCGGTTTGGCGTCAAAGGAAGCAAAGTACAGGTTTACTGGTCCGAGTCCTTTCATGCTCCCTTTTTTAAACACGCGTGGTTTGAAATCTATTTGTACCGAAATGACGTCACTGTTTCTTGTGAGAGTCTTAAGCCTCTGATTTTACGCCCGTGTGGTTTCAGGCGAATGTCGATCGAATAAGTGTTTTAACACTTCTTCGACACTCGCCTGAAAGGTCGATTGCCGACAATTGCAAAGAAATGACAGACAATAGCTGTGGTGTTATCGGATCAACAATTTCATACAAGCATTCTTCATCATTGGAGAATAATTAATCTCATCCTTGAATCTCCATCTGGAAATGGCATTCACCTGGTAGACgtttaaatttgcataattccgAACCTACGTTCCCTATATCATGGCCTGAATGGACTGTATTACTCTTCTACTGTATAATtctaactgtaatttccaacacaaaaattggacttacccaacttttcgactgtacaacaccagtctttgtcaaggaataagcaatccaccgctgagatgacgtcacattatgcagaCAAGACACGTGACTCAGTGAGCTGTGGATATTAAGTTGCAGACAGTCTATGGCGTCCCCCGTCTCcattgagggatggttgtaaggccCTGATGTATAAATGGCTTCTTGATCCATCTAATTCTTGCAAAGAAGTCCGGCTCAGTGTCCAAAATTTTGACTTTGTCCAGTGAGACTGAATGTCCAATCgagttgtacagtcgaaaatttgggtttGTCCAATAATTGTGTTGgtaaattacagttaaaacttgtttcagaatgatttctagcaacacagatgaactttcaagctatggtattaaagtttgttttgacaaGAGCCATCGTGTCGTGCAACTAAACTTGCCAGTGATGTCAACATCTGGCCATAGTTCTTGGTCTGCAGTTCTCTGGCGAAAGTTTGATGAACTGCAGGTTCTAGTATAGCATACTTACACACTTCCagtataagcccattcgtaattccgactacgcatgtgcagtgtcaaaggtaaaggcccctgagacgtaaacaataacccgtctgggcattgttatgcaaatctagttaatgtcgagacgagaactgtttacaagccaggggccttcacctatgacactgcacatgcgcagtcggaattacgaatgggcttatcaAACGAGGAAGTAAGCAACACGTACTGTACATTGCAAATGTGGGCTACTTCacagttttcttcacatttacGCAGACAAATAAAATTAGATTTTTCTACTGACGattttttctttgtcatgtCGGTCAATTCATCCATTTCTTTCCTGCTTAATGAATCAAACAACCATAAAATAATTTTGTAGGGCCTTAAGGCTTAATGATCCTTGTATGCGAAGTACTACACAAACCCTATTATGTATCCTGGGTCCTTATGTAAGGTGGCTTCACTACAGGgtgtatatactgtataatgTGGCCTTTATGTGAATTTAATAGACAAGCTGACAAACGTGTGATATGATATGTCTACAATCCAACGAAAATGTGGGAAATAGTTCTTGTGAATATGTCGTGAATATGAATTATGTGCATTATGAATcaactatatatacatgtttaaaAAGTGGAGCGGGACGTTTTTTGATTAACAGAAAAAGAGACGTTATATTAGCGCCCTCAGACAGAGCTCCAATTCAACAGACAATTATCATAAACCATTCACCTAAAAACGAAAAAATATGACCCGTCGGACCTTTTTATTACATCCCCACATGATCTATTGTCCGCGTAATGTTGCACAGTAGGGAGCCTTGTGAGGCACCGACGTCACACGCACGGCTAATCTCATAATGGACGTTAATGCGCCAAGCAAATGTCTCGAGCGAAGGGCGCTGTATATATCAAGAGGTTTCACAATTGCAAGCAAACGTAATCTATCTCAAAGGGATGCTGACAGCGCTGAGAGTTGATGGAATCATGTTTTCTGACCAACCACTGCCCTCAAAGGAATTCACAGTTGCACAGAGGGTACTAGTAGTGTGTATTGATTACATCATATTACAaatcttaaaaatatttttttcaaaaattcaaattagCCAAATGTATATAAAATACACAGTGGTACTGTACACAAGAGAATAAATTCTTACTGTAAACCTCTAGTCGGCACAGCCTGACTCCTGATTGAGCTATTTTCCTTTCAAGTGTAGTTTTCCCCCTCATCAAGAAAGCGTAGGGTATGTgctctaacgttatatcatacTAAAAGTCAAATACACGCCACTATACGTGATTAAACCACTTGCTCTAAGTGTCTGCCAACTCTTTGACCAAAGGGCTGTAGACATTCGGAACAATAATGTGCCTCACCCCATACATCATGaacgccatgttgatttgattatatggatgacgtcgacacccgcgcgcgcatcaattttcgtccatttccacaaATAAAAAGTTTTCCACCTTACTGTAAATCGTGGAAAGCAGCTAGAAAAAGAgcaaatgtatgccgtaaattgcaaaaagatctTGCGGAAAAtagatactaatgtctagaatgccaaactcaaagtagaagatgtgaaagaccaaaaatgaagaatccattgtttggtataccattctctgtttAATCATTTcctcaaccttcctgaccacatagaatTCATAATATAGGCAACTTATTTCTTTAACTCTTTATTTACTCTTTttctattcgcacgctcgcatcagtttgggtgttcccagaggatgtcatccatataatcaaatcaacacggcctatGTGTGGGAAACTAATGATACCGAAGGAAATATTTGAACTAGTCACTGATCTTATATTTAAGTAGACGGAACAGTTAGGCCGATGTTTTAATGCAAAAGATGGTGGTACTCTTGGCAAACAGTCTGAGTCTGATTGGTTGAACTGGGTCAGGTGACCAAAACAGACGATGATTGGCAGTAAACTGGGTAAGGTGGCTGCCTCAATGGATGTCAGATGAGTCAATACAATTTTTGGGCTGGTTTTGTCAGTTTCTGTCCGTTAGTTGACCGGTGCAGACTGCTACAGAATCCAGTCCTTGTGAAGTTGTGACTATCACAAAAGAACACACATGCGAGACCCTCTCGCCTGGTCCCGGGATTCTCGCTTCGGGTCATAATCATGTGACCCAGGTGTCATCTTCATAATCTGCCGAACCAACCCGCGAAATACCTGTGGAACATACAAACAcgtaaacagacaaacaaacaagcaaacaaataagcGTGAACAAGATTTGGAATGATGTATATGTCCACTTAATTCATAACTTTGTGGAAAACGAGTATAGGAAAGATAAATAACATCGTCAGGAATGGCAAGAAAATCACGTTATATTTCCCGAAGTGTTTTGACTAGAACACAATCAATCATACGACATGAATCACGTGACACTCACCTCATGTACATCCGTGCCCAGCATTGCCGAGGTCTCAAGATATGAACTGAcgcaaagaaaaaaacacatgcgTTAATGTAAGTCATGATGTGAAAATTGTATTAACAAAATTTCAAGAGCAGACGACCATCTTGAGCAAAGTGAGACTTTACCAGTTGAACTTGGCCGAAAGTCCTTCTCCTCTTCCCTTACTGACCTCTCGTTCTGACACAAGGTCACACTTGTTGCCCACCAAAACCATCGGAACCTACGTCATCATTGGGAAAACTGTATCAACGTTTGAATAAAAtgattcttttaacacaaccaagagatttattccaccgacgtttcggtgaccatctgtcacctttttcaatgcaattatgactggttcacatagcaatgcagcacaggtgtcgctgcttatataataatgagatgcattcccaaacgcaaagtatttacatatgtacaatcacaggtgTCAACGtttgttacacacacacacacagaaaacacaacaGTAAGCAAAAGATAGTGTGTATACAATGTTACTGTAGATTAGGAAATTTTCATGTCCTGACCCAAGTTTAATACGGTCGCATAAGGCCTGGCCGGATCCGACAGCCAGCAAATAAATAatctcgttcgcttcgctcataCGTCCTCAACCCACACTTGTTGGCTGATCAATGACATTACGGCCTCGTAATCAATTTCAAATGCgggctcctgattggtcaatccTGCCTGGCTATATGGTAATGTATGGTTACCTCTCCACCTGGCctggcctgcagtaccctgtCCCGGGTCTCCACCAGTTCTGTGAGTGAAGACTCCTGAGTGAGGGAGAACACCAGGACGAAACCCTGTCCGCGGGACAGACCGCCTTCTCGGAGAGACTTGTACTCCTCCTGTACGAACAGCCAAAACAGattagggctgtgtacctaaacatacATGCGTTTTTGACGGTCcgcttggagtcgactcaggctgtgcaaggagaaccataggccactcaagtagcgtttgcTTGTAGggaaactccacttgagcagcccagaTCTCCTCACTTTCGAGTCGACttcgaaaacttgtgtgtaaattgtACGGTTACAGGTgtagtagtttaggtacaggtcatAATCTGGACCGGAACCTGTAACCTAAACATGTTTGGTCCATTATCTGTTAGTTATGTATGTAGGCAACTGTCTTTTTAGTTATGAATTGCCATCTTTGAGGTGGGATTTACTTATCTACAGTTTAGCCTGAAAAATGGTGTCCACTAGTTTGTGCAAGTACAGGTACCTACTAGGTAAATCAGACATTCAGGTCCGGCCGTACTTactacaggtacaggtgcaggtagTACAGGTATTTGGTGCACAGCCACATACCAGATGGTCTCACCCTTATGGTCAAACTGTCATGTCGTCTATCGCATGTTGTGAGGCCTATATCAAGCGGATGCGGGATGTTTTGCCTAAACGAGCCCAAAACGAGTTCAAAACGAGCCCCCATCTTACAGATGTTGTGAATGCACTTGAATTTTTATAAGAAAACTATAGCCTTAACAACGGTGGTTTGGTACAGCAATTTACATCAACAGTCGTGTTTTATCATATCGTTCCTCTAAACATTAAGACTCACCTGACTCCCAGTGTCTAAGATATCCAGAAGGCACGACTTTCCATCTATCTCGTCGGTCTGGttagaaaagaagaagaagatgaaggaaATAAGCGCACACGTACGTGTAACAACCCTATTGTTCAACCACCAGAGTAGTGCTTATCTAACAATTAAATGTGGTATTTGGGTTGGTTTTCTGTTACTTAAACAGCCTCAAAAGTGCTTACAGTTTTCTATGTCAAAATTCCCACTGGTTTAATATATACTTTGCACACAATTGCTTCACTGATTTTGCCTTGTGTATGAAGCAATCGTCATTTGGttttaaagaccccagtaaaactatataaatacgggataatgtaaactatagccttcagtattcccctggcagccgtacagtgcacatcagtggaggcctggctgagaaagtttaccatgtacaagttactcttcaagtcatgtttgaattctatagataaaatataagaatttgaagtatggctacacataaagaagttagcttgaaggacagttagccaagaaataaagtaatgacaacactggcttgcaatttagtttgagacattggctagcagttatatgtactgttctacagagccctattctatgctggttacaacaacaagaagacgcaaaaaatcccaagtcatatttctagacacacaacctaggctaatgttgggaagacattggaaatttatatccatttagacactctaacacaacgttgacagggtcgatttgaaagtttgaaaatttgaacaaggttggcttcccccaaactgaaagttgtagatagcattgtcttgattatccaagggatcttacctgattgaaacttccttggattatgtgactttttgatagatatctgggccattctgcatggtttgatactgttcatagaaaaaccagtacagaaaaaagtttgaattctctgacagttattatggtaatctgtccctgctattgtcccaggctggcagacatctaatccttttatgaatttatgtggttatgggggattaatccagccctcaacctgctgggcagctcacagtaggagcactccctttacgacttccccagggcaaggttttggttcctttaattGGGAAATGAATGCCCCATGGTGACTGCTAAAAAGGTCGTTGCTAGTTGAGTAAAAGGGTTGATTAGGTTCTAAGGTTCTTAActattagtctccaagcagacctacgggttggcaaagaccgtatccaacagtcagaaggagtttttatagccaacccaagtctcatagccatatgagacttgggttggctataaaaactccttctgcctgttggatacggtctttgccaacccgtaggtctgcttggagactacttaACTATGTAAGTTagtttatgtttttttcaaaacgtcAAACCAAATTTTGCGCTATTCAGAAACCGACTAAAAGAACATCatagaaatagataaacaatggCAATATTTAAAACCATCGTTTATTACAATTAGCACGAACCAGGAAGTATCGTAaggaagttgtgtgaaaatgtcaatCTAAATCTATTTTCTCAGGTCAAAACTTTGCgtacgtttttttcttctttagatTGCTGGCTGTCTTTTCTCCAGCAAGAACGTTCTTTCATAAAACGCTCCTTCTCATCTAAATGTacgcattttgtaacttccgttaccgtttgaagtaagacattcctgacattaagatttgctaCATatgaggtgccaaactgtcattttaatgacgacttaaaacttttctgttttctgaaaacgacagtttggcaccttatatgtggtatctatcagaaacgtcttacttcaaactgtaacggaagttacaaaatgtgtacatttaaatgagaaggaGCGAAAATCGTTTTTTGTCGGTTGTCGGTGTGCGATTTCGTCTCGTTTTTTCACACGACCCGCCCACGACAATTCCTGATCCGTCCCTAAGTAGCACctttctaaaattgtcttcGATTGTCGGGTTGTATTCCTCTTCGAAACGGTTCTCCGCATATTGTGTTATCTGTAGGAAATGAAAGCGTTGCATGGGTTACCACGTTTTCTCCATAACCATCCATGAACAGTGCGTAGGTGGACTACAAAATATCACATTGACGTAAGccgttttatttcattttagatttcatttcatgtttcatttttaatcttatttttccaaaaaattatgaaaaaaattcaaaattctgaaaaaaattattcaaaattaagacaaaaaataattcaaaattctgaaaaaaattattcaaaattatgaaaaaataaTTCAATACTTCATATAATTATAATACTTATACTATACTTATACTTAATACGTATTCAATGCTTCCTTTCATATTTTGGTTCCAGTTTCTACTTCATACTTAATTCTATATTCAATTCTATATCCTTAGCTCATATTCCATGCTCTACATCAGTATATATCATGTTAtttagcattttatcaatttcattctATTCATCTTTTAGTATATACTATTTACTTTCGTTTTGTTTCAATCTATTGCTTTATCATGTTTCATTCTATCATCTACGTAGAGATCTAATACTCTTGTATGTCAGACACTGTTGCAGATTTGGTaagaaatgcacaaaaaagagagaggatatacatgtacgagTAAATGTGCTTACCATCAAATTGTATGAGGTAGCGACTGCATTTACACACGTACGCAGCAGTGAGTGATTTTCTCAAAAGCTTCTTTGAatatactactgtaaattcacatactttcgcgatggttttatttcgcggtacgAGGGAGATTTTCGCGGTGTTTTGAATTCGCGATGGAAACCATTCTTTACTACAGTAGTCaaacaagggagacatattcgcggtgtcatgaattcaaGTGAGAAAACCACGAAAAGgaaaaacaccgcgaaaatgttaagatttacagtagagcTACCATGGTGCCGTTTCACATAATGAAGTGCTATTAAAGATGTGTTTGCACGATCCGCAATAGCCAGGTTGCTAGGCAACCCTGTGAGAGGGTTGGTAGATGGACCGATGTCAATAATCCACACCAGAATATCATACAGCGTTTTCATGCTTATGTTGTCGTCGTAACAAAGAAGGCGCTAACGGCAAAATGATCGTGTTCCTTATCTGAGTTTTCCACAATTTTTCTACGTTGGTCTCATGAAATAGCATTggtttatgtatttttttcttcaaacgtCAATAGTACAATTTCGAATTCAGTACGTGATATTTCATCATTGATATGAATATACCAACCTGCGATAAAAATGAA contains the following coding sequences:
- the LOC136435911 gene encoding ras-related protein Rap1-like → MYTIVVLGSRGVGKSALITQYAENRFEEEYNPTIEDNFRKTDEIDGKSCLLDILDTGSQEEYKSLREGGLSRGQGFVLVFSLTQESSLTELVETRDRVLQARPGGEVPMVLVGNKCDLVSEREVSKGRGEGLSAKFNCSYLETSAMLGTDVHEVFRGLVRQIMKMTPGSHDYDPKRESRDQARGSRMCVLL